From Penicillium digitatum chromosome 5, complete sequence, one genomic window encodes:
- a CDS encoding Zinc finger protein, putative: MFECSTCDEEFWWQEDCDEHMDDYGHWIECETCNRTFRTKTACNQHMNAVDHWAPTFECETCTSTFYSQHAANNHMNAKGHWLPKVPCEMCTTKFHTQQAAENHMRAKGHYKNYCQECKRKFTNENCLRQHLNSKTHRGTNIACPFCRTGFVTASGVSHHLESGSCPRAKALNRDRIHQIIQQLDPNGVVCKKQIGWHDEQNSTYLVTDSAWNGDSWVCYLCKRGFNLRKALESHVNSPVHKEKVYHCLKRGCPKEFHSLASLFNHLESETCGFIRFEGVQQVHQQLHDAIRGRRMITNF, translated from the exons ATGTTCGAATGCAGCACCTGTGACGAAGAATTCTGGTGGCAGGAAGACTGCGATGAGCACATGGATGACTATGGTCACTGGATTGAGTGTGAAACATGCAATCGAACCTTCCGCACCAAGACCGCTTGCAATCAGCATATGAACGCCGTAGATCACTGGGCACCGACCTTCGAATGCGAAACTTGCACTAGCACCTTCTATTCTCAACACGCCGCCAACAACCATATGAACGCGAAGGGCCACTGGCTCCCGAAAGTTCCGTGTGAGATGTGCACGACCAAATTCCACACACAGCAGGCTGCAGAGAATCACATGAGGGCCAAGGGACACTACAAGAACTACTGCCAAGAATGCAAGCGTAAATTTACAAACGAGAACTGCTTGCGCCAG CACCTGAATTCCAAGACCCATCGTGGAACCAACATTGCGTGTCCGTTCTGCCGAACTGGCTTTGTCACTGCTAGTGGTGTCTCCCATCATCTTGAGAGTGGATCTTGCCCTCGCGCTAAAGCCTTGAACCGCGACCGCATCCACCAAATTATTCAACAACTTGATCCAAATGGCGTTGTCTGCAAAAAGCAGATCGGGTGGCACGATGAACAGAATTCGACCTACTTGGTCACCGACAGTGCCTGGAACGGTGACTCCTGGGTGTGTTACTTGTGCAAAAGGGGGTTCAACTTGCGGAAAGCGCTGGAATCGCATGTCAACTCGCCTGTGCACAAAGAGAAGGTGTATCACTGCCTCAAGCGCGGCTGTCCAAAAGAGTTCCACTCCTTAGCGAGTCTGTTCAACCACCTGGAGAGTGAAACGTGTGGATTCATTCGGTTTGAGGGAGTTCAGCAGGTTCACCAACAGCTACACGATGCTATCAGGGGCCGCCGTATGATTACTAATttctag
- a CDS encoding Reverse transcriptase, putative produces the protein MAVAGGGRKPNSPPETEFSKAPPKKPRNHFSTMEELAQSAREVLNTMENDGRGEIYIINFVKSVEQYALNSLKGDKPQVQVMEKVQQALNRLDQRMDSIEKATTAIKATATTPSTQTSNSNDSAAFWARLQKWGQGTGSGPPPSLPTSNGSSSIGVSPAELREDREIIVKIRDSDTRETLRRRTPREIVEQAERTREQAARRKASAPLGGGCHFLAAKVLPSGDVKMTANSASGAELLRKHADGWLKSFGPAAHVRKPTWGVVARGIDTKTMLLTQESMAGMAKELVRQNSHSWGDTQVEILHLGWLVKPGKRREGSIIIEFTDPVVANQAITQGTLWQHQVHQTTRFCREGRSKLCLKCQKPGRVHSQCLNEYQCGHCAKQHPTWECAKQGDVEVKCANCGGGHRPTSDACEVRTAAKEGARLALANSPLFHRVPLHFRQRETTKGSTTTSQSQQGLDTPIHAPQQTAQRTTIYRAAPTSNRTVIASHPTENAPHPTENASHPTKEIRRMYTKVGVEKPQRRKEPSHVMRTRSRTSEDDDLPIIPEELAETASAVSQSARSLRSQNQETMQFMTDPEKQLQTSYKKRRMTAPADDMAEDYVMDEQPRTTRRYQLVRHKVAEIDEDAEEEFHDASEHSDDPGTDTNNTTTSQ, from the coding sequence atggctgtcgccggtggtggaagaaaaccaaattcgccccctgaaacagagttttcaaaggcaccccccaagaaaccacggaaccactttagtaccatggaggagctcgctcagagtgctagagaggtgctgaacacaatggaaaatgacggaagaggtgagatatatattatcaactttgtgaaatccgtcgagcaatacgcactgaactccctgaagggggacaaaccgcaggttcaggtcatggaaaaggtgcaacaggcactcaaccgactcgaccagcgtatggatagcatcgaaaaagctacgacggcgatcaaagcaacagcaacgacaccgtccacacaaacaagcaattcgaacgactcggcagccttctgggcacggctccagaaatggggacaagggaccggctccggcccccccccatctctcccgacaagcaatggatcatcctcgatcggagtttcgccagctgagctccgcgaagatcgagagattatcgtcaagattcgtgacagcgacacccgcgaaaccctccgccggcggacaccaagggagatcgtcgagcaggctgagaggacacgggagcaagccgcccggaggaaagccagtgccccccttggtggtggctgccacttcttagcggcgaaggttctcccctctggggatgtgaagatgacggcgaatagcgcttccggtgcggagttgctacgaaagcatgctgacggctggttgaaatcattcggcccagcagcacatgttaggaagccgacatggggggtagtagcgcgcggtatcgatacgaagacgatgctgttgacacaggagtcgatggcggggatggcgaaggagctggtacgccaaaacagccactcatggggtgatacccaggttgaaatcctccaccttggctggctagtaaaacctggcaagcgtcgtgaaggctctatcatcattgaattcaccgacccggtggttgcaaaccaggcgatcacgcagggtacgctctggcagcaccaagtgcaccagactacccgcttctgccgagaaggccgttcgaaattatgcctgaaatgtcagaaaccaggacgtgtacactcacagtgtctaaacgaataccagtgcggccactgtgcgaagcaacacccgacctgggagtgtgctaagcaaggggacgtcgaagtgaaatgcgccaattgtggcggaggccataggccaacgagcgacgcatgcgaagtaagaacagcagcgaaagaaggggcaagactagcactggctaacagccctctattccatcgtgtgccactccacttccggcaaagggagactacgaagggtagtaccactacctcccagtcccaacagggactcgataccccaatccacgcgccgcagcaaactgcacagcgcacgacgatatatcgggcagcacctacatcgaatcggacggtgatcgcatcgcatccgacagagaacgcacctcatccgacagagaacgcatcgcatccgacaaaagaaattcggaggatgtatacaaaggttggggtggagaagccccaacgaagaaaggagcccagccatgtgatgcgaactagatcgagaacgtcggaggatgacgatctacctatcataccagaggagctcgctgaaactgcctcagcagtaagccagtcggctcgctctttgaggtcacagaaccaagagactatgcagttcatgacagatccggagaaacagctccagacgtcatataagaagaggaggatgacagcaccagctgatgatatggcggaggactacgttatggatgaacaaccccgaacgactcggcgataccaactggtacgacacaaagttgctgaaatcgacgaagatgcggaagaggagttccatgatgcgtcggagcacagtgatgatccaggaacagacaccaacaacaccaccacatctcaatga
- a CDS encoding Aldehyde dehydrogenase (AldH12), putative, protein MLTEVKAAPIVAKFMIASGLLGQFQSVDSVAMGKEQGEEDSKPKPTQDTANVGETGNTSQWPGARSAEVTSHQRTWRTTHAADEDEEAWRHDPNLFVFDLPE, encoded by the coding sequence atgttgacagaagtgaaggcagcgccgatcgtggcgaagttcatgatcgcatcgggactcttgggacagtttcagtcagtggactcggtcgccatgggtaaggagcagggggaggaggattcaaaaccgaaaccaacccaagacactgcgaatgttggagaaacagggaacacatcacagtggccgggcgccaggtccgccgaggtcacctcacaccaacgcacatggagaacaacgcacgctgccgatgaagacgaagaagcatggcgccatgacccgaacctattcgtgttcgacctgccggagtga
- a CDS encoding Peptidase S33 tripeptidyl aminopeptidase-like, C-terminal: MVAAAGTVGLVGFDKFPFPAQRWVFQNDAQVPDSPYGLFPQEGDPFQFIPCTDASRPPPLDDPNPRQSWATLFDVNPNHWNWGSTGRGIYLCGYLDLPLDYHNSSDHRIVRIAVTKFQVAGLAHGTSMLPKSYKSERTIIINPGGPGGSGTSFLWETAEEMTNRFSDGQLDVLGWDPRGVNFSLPAAACFPQDKFSDRWSLLALRYREEAPKAQLEATDAMNNATLFACQQRLGDFGRFVSTASVARDLDEIRKALQEEEVTGYLVSYGTGIGQTYVNMFPTRAGRMILDGTEYVRDHRLLGGFGWTALDNATDAWRDGFLGECINAGPKWCALAKPVPSQNGPVTLAQLEARMTQLFESLKARPRSAYTESAGPSLITYSALVERVLYRAMYRPEDWPGTAQMLYELEAGNATLAANSLDLSWSDHSAKPLYPYFTSSSELELLVICSDMYDAPLPDGLDWWDQLWEKMSAQSWIAGNSRFFAVLPCRYYNTYWNRPSEVYRGDLNNTLKTPSLLIASPYDPATPLRNGRRLLAEMGQNARLVVNHAYGHSSRRDVSDCTDKVAKAYILHGTLPREQEIQCYANEKPYFHGLVGDE, from the coding sequence ATGGTAGCAGCCGCGGGGACAGTGGGCCTAGTGGGGTTCGATAAATTTCCATTCCCAGCACAGCGCTGGGTTTTCCAGAACGATGCTCAAGTCCCAGACTCACCCTATGGACTGTTTCCACAAGAGGGCGATCCATTCCAGTTCATTCCCTGCACTGATGCCAGTCGTCCACCGCCGTTGGATGACCCAAATCCGCGGCAATCATGGGCCACCCTCTTCGACGTCAATCCTAATCATTGGAATTGGGGAAGCACAGGCCGGGGCATCTACCTGTGTGGATATTTAGATCTCCCACTCGACTATCACAACTCTTCCGACCATCGCATAGTCCGAATTGCAGTTACCAAGTTCCAGGTCGCTGGTTTGGCTCATGGGACCAGTATGTTACCCAAGAGTTACAAGAGTGAGCGCACTATCATCATAAACCCTGGAGGCCCGGGAGGAAGCGGCACATCGTTCCTTTGGGAGACCGCGGAGGAGATGACCAATCGCTTCAGTGACGGACAGCTCGATGTTCTAGGGTGGGACCCCCGCGGTGTTAATTTCTCCCTTCCGGCTGCGGCATGTTTCCCCCAAGACAAGTTCAGCGACCGGTGGTCACTCCTAGCACTGCGATATCGCGAAGAAGCGCCAAAGGCCCAACTGGAGGCTACGGATGCCATGAACAACGCCACATTGTTTGCTTGCCAGCAACGGCTGGGAGACTTTGGTCGCTTCGTCAGCACAGCGTCGGTGGCACGCGACCTAGACGAGATCCGAAAAGCactccaagaagaagaagtcacCGGATACCTGGTTAGCTATGGTACGGGGATTGGTCAGACCTATGTCAACATGTTTCCCACCCGAGCGGGTCGCATGATTCTCGATGGCACGGAATATGTCAGGGATCATCGTCTGCTGGGTGGCTTTGGCTGGACTGCTCTCGACAATGCGACAGATGCATGGCGCGACGGCTTCTTAGGAGAGTGTATAAACGCTGGTCCAAAGTGGTGTGCATTGGCCAAGCCCGTTCCTAGCCAGAATGGCCCAGTCACACTTGCACAGCTGGAAGCACGTATGACTCAGCTATTTGAGTCGCTCAAAGCTCGCCCACGATCTGCGTACACAGAATCAGCCGGTCCCTCTTTGATCACGTACTCAGCGCTCGTGGAGAGGGTTCTCTATCGCGCTATGTATAGACCAGAGGACTGGCCGGGTACAGCACAAATGCTCTATGAGCTCGAAGCAGGAAACGCGACTCTAGCAGCCAACTCCCTAGATCTCTCGTGGAGCGACCATTCCGCGAAGCCGTTATATCCCTATTTCACATCTTCCAGTGAACTCGAACTTCTCGTGATCTGTTCCGATATGTATGATGCGCCTCTTCCCGACGGACTTGACTGGTGGGATCAGTTGTGGGAGAAAATGTCCGCCCAGAGCTGGATAGCAGGCAACTCTCGCTTCTTTGCAGTTCTACCTTGTCGATATTATAATACCTACTGGAACCGTCCTTCAGAGGTGTATCGCGGTGATCTCAACAACACTCTCAAAACCCCCTCACTGCTTATCGCTTCTCCGTATGACCCTGCAACCCCGTTGCGCAATGGAAGAAGGCTCTTAGCGGAGATGGGCCAAAATGCCCGGCTGGTTGTTAATCATGCTTATGGGCACAGCTCAAGACGTGATGTGTCGGACTGCACGGATAAAGTGGCTAAAGCTTACATTCTACATGGCACTCTTCCTAGAGAACAGGAAATCCAGTGCTATGCCAATGAAAAGCCTTATTTTCATGGTCTTGTTGGCGACGAATGA
- a CDS encoding putative RNA-directed DNA polymerase from transposon X-element: MEAEPTISGIRSIFRELRNEARLRWWDTVSQKLSQWYRRWSDTYEIDSLPELELRRPALHRWLALRSSHGDFDWYHRKFNHEDAKLDCSCGRRKSPEHLALCHKTQRSFRHWPKRPPTPPTDRTEAVAYLRSLDPKQFVELLELTSFYSRVCTR, encoded by the coding sequence atggaagccgaacccacgattagcgggatccgatccatcttccgggaacttcggaacgaggctcgcttgcgctggtgggacacggtctctcaaaaactctcccagtggtaccgacgctggtcagacacctacgagattgattcactgccggaactcgaactccgacgaccagcgctccaccgctggcttgccctccgctcgtcgcatggcgacttcgactggtaccaccgcaagttcaaccacgaagacgccaaactcgactgctcatgcggccgccgaaagtcaccagagcacctcgctctctgccacaaaacccagaggtctttccgacactggccaaaacgccccccgacacctccaaccgacaggacagaggcagtcgcctaccttcgcagcctggaccccaagcagtttgttgaactactggagctcacaagcttctactcgcgggtctgcacgaggtaa
- a CDS encoding reverse transcriptase domain protein, which translates to MAGPSTPDRPMDARNAEYTRPPDPPSPTNLNTRAGKRMKAPKGQLPPGPLPKGASAITTTVSASAAITERLDAKAREAKLLREVFETFAKTVDTFVASCKDDKRPIAHQISSQVVNFISTTYFASTDGNDFVPIRARSDPETTSKKPTTWAGIAQTPKNPDIESQAKGTHRVAISSKAAPTSARSGSTLTSQQRDDPRILVVLKQEDRLARKEPYAIRKQLESALKGVTPHTDIPKITRTATGWAITPGPLARPSLITEQGLNAIKDALNAHSVKVPQKWYNYAVPGVPPSIQAWDGTLIQTGSVIEDEVFAQTKLKPVSCRASRHGASPTNHNITWVISFLSPVAPFTLFSCSSVARAILKKPQIQHHNPGCQSYCHAARCNRTPRCSNCAAPTNEHNGPSGANCTNPVRCANCHGPRPSGHTDCPVRPSRTAKGTLSFPSRAEVDKFRRYGDRWYRDAHSTPTPPQNDDTSPTAPTSKRKVPRVGEDGFQTVTRPSRKAAFKGNFAWTRARRVRPSVPREVLVFWANVRRQTACHTTALQLAYESACDVVCIQEPYVSAPTKKTGHPAYDCYAPTDEWNSSDPTSFELERPRVLTYVRKNSGLNAQQHRSSQDRDLLWVNVNGFLILNIYRQPTTDKVIDYVTNLAPPQNSLIGGDFNARNEAFEPGVANANRGGEIAQWSSDSGLDFIGEPGVPTHQAGHVLDLTFSNIPYASTVVREDLATGSDHESLVTRIPGRGRVPLEQYNYRVPESKLPKLSSLIGTGIRSLPDPSSIETHDQLDQFAATLTALFQDAIKTAGSLNRTHTFTTPWWTSECQAKRQQWLGVRHTDPDKADTAKRAFLSCVRSSKRAYWRDRIDNIKTDSDLYNIISWHKLGTDLKAPPLLVDGLPVEDTMEKAEALRRAVLGRFSPDDDLPTDPIPITTTSSLPWLQSVTMEENVRLLAKDVQSILAWGEYNKVAFAPEKLEMIHITRHRGDESPSIVVNDRLTIDPVQARKPGYTPTLRWLGVFFDRKLTWRSHILARAGKARAVAQHIRNLARTTCGPPASSLRKAVITCVIPSLTFGTEAWYGGRNRPAKQASKGTVSARVG; encoded by the exons ATGGCTGGTCCATCCACCCCCGACCGTCCCATGGACGCGCGAAATGCCGAATACACTCGGCCCCCcgaccccccctcccctaccaacctcaacacgcGCGCTGGAAAACGGATGAAAGCACCAAAGGGCCAGCTGCCCCCCGGTCCTCTCCCAAAAGGTGCCAGCGCCATAACCACAACCGTGtccgcctctgctgccatcaccgagcggCTGGACGCAAAGGCCCGAGAGGCCAAACTCCTGAGGGAGGTCTTTGAGACCTTCGCCAAGACGGTTGACACCTTCGTCGCCTCTTGCAAAGACGACAAGCGACCCATCGCACACCAGATTAGCTCCCAGGTGGTGAATTTCATTTCTACAACCTACTTTGCGAGCACCGATGGCAACGACTTCGTCCCGATCAGGGCCCGAAGCGACCCGGAGACAACCTCCAAAAAACCCACAACCTGGGCGGGGATCGCCCAGACCCCGAAAAACCCTGACATCGAATCTCAGGCAAAGGGTACCCACCGGGTAGCCATATCCAGTAAGGCCGCCCCGACGTCGGCCCGGAGTGGGTCAACCCTCACCTCCCAACAAAGAGACGACCCTCGCATCCTGGTAGTCCTAAAGCAGGAAGACCGCCTTGCTCGCAAGGAACCATATGCGATACGAAAACAACTCGAGAGTGCCCTCAAAGGAGTCACACCTCACACCGACATTCCTAAGATCACCCGCACTGCCACAGGGTGGGCGATCACGCCCGGCCCCCTAGCCCGCCCTAGCCTCATCACTGAACAGGggctcaatgccatcaaggacGCACTAAACGCCCACAGCGTTAAAGTCCCCCAGAAATGGTACAACTATGCGGTCCCCGGAGTACCCCCCTCGATACAAGCCTGGGACGGCACCCTTATCCAGACCGGCTCtgtgattgaagatgaggtcttCGCGCAGACGAAGCTTAAGCCAGTCAGCTGCCGTGCCTCGAGGCATGGAGCCAGCCCCACCAACCACAACATCACCTGGgtgatctctttcctcaGCCCAGTTGCCCCATTCACGCTCTTCAGCTGCAGCAGCGTCGCCAgggccattctaaagaagccgcagatccaacaccataATCCTGGCTGCCAAAGCTACTGTCACGCAGCCCGGTGCAATCGTACCCCCCGCTGCTCGAACTGCGCAGCCCCAACGAACGAGCATAACGGCCCCTCCGGGGCTAATTGCACTAACCCGGTTAGATGCGCCAACTGTCACGGCCCACGACCTTCAGGGCACACTGACTGCCCAGTCCGCCCTTCtcgcactgcgaagggaacaCTTAGCTTCCCCTCCCGAGCTGAGGTTGATAAATTCCGACGATACGGCGACAGATGGTATAGAGATGCCCACTCTACACCTACTCCACCACAAAACGACGACACCTCCCCTACGGCACCCACCAGCAAGAGGAAAGTCCCCCGGGTCGGGGAGGACGGTTTCCAAACTGTCACTAGGCCGTCCAGGAAAGCAGCCTTTAAAGGCAACTTCGCGTGGAC ACGCGCGCGGCGCGTACGACCCTCGGTCCCACGGGAGGTCCTAGTCTTCTGGGCCAACGTCCGAAGACAGACGGCGTGTCACACAACCGCCCTCCAACTTGCTTACGAATCCGcatgcgatgtggtctgcatccaggagccctacgtctctgctccaacaaagaaaacgggacACCCGGCATACGATTGCTACGCCCCGACCGACGAATGGAATAGCTCTGACCCTACCTCCTTCGAATTGGAGAGACCACGAGTTCTTACCTACGTGAGGAAAAACTCCGGCCTCAATGCCCAACAACACCGGTctagccaagaccgagacctcctctgggtcaatgtcaatggctttctcatactcaatatctaccgccaaccgaccacagacaaagtcattgactATGTAACCAACCTCGCCCCCCCACAGAACTCCCTAATCGGAGGGGATTTCAACGCTAGGAACGAAGCCTTCGAACCCGGCGTCGCTAACGCTAACCGCGGAGGCGAAATTGCACAGTGGTCAAGcgacagcggccttgatttcatcggagaaccaggagtgcccactcaccaggcgggacacgtcctcgatctcactttctccaacatACCCTACGCCTCGACAGTCGTCAGGGAAGACCTTGCCACCGGGTCTGACCATGAGTCCCTCGTCACTCGCATCCCGGGTCGCGGCAGGGTCCCCCTCGAACAATACAACTATAGAGTTCCCGAGTCTAAGCTACCAAAACTGTCTTCCCTCATCGGGACTGGGATCCGCTCCCTACCGGACCCAAGCAGCATCGAGACCCATGATCAACTAGACCAGTTCGCGGCGACTCTCACAGCACTTTTCCAGGACGCTATAAAGACAGCCGGGTCCCTGAACCGCACTCATACCTTCACCACCCCGTGGTGGACCTCCGAATGCCAAGCCAAGCGCCAACAGTGGCTAGGCGTAAGACACACGGATCCAGATAAGGCTGACACCGCTAAaagagcttttctctcctgtgTACGCTCCTCGAAAAGGGCCTACTGGAGGGACCGCATTGACAATATCAAAACGGACTCTGACCTAtacaatatcatcagctggcaTAAATTGGGCACCGACCTTAAGGCCCCTCCCCTTCTCGTCGATGGCCTCCCTGTGGAGGACACCATGGAAAAGGCGGAGGCCCTACGCCGCGCAGTCCTTGGCCGTTTTAGCCCAGACGACGACCTACCAACGGACCCTATCCCtatcaccacaacctccagccttccatggctacaatctgtcacaatggaagaa aatgtcagactcctcgctaaggacgttcagagcattcttgcctggggagaatataataaagtggccttcgcccccgagaaactagagatgatccatatcactagacatcgaggggatgagtccccttcaattgtagtcaacgaccggctcaccatcgaccccgttcaggccaggaaaccaggatacacacccactctccgctggctgggagtctttttcgatagaaagctcacatggagaagccacattctcgcccgggcgggcaaggcacgcgctgtcgcacaacatatccgcaatctggcccgcacgacctgcggcccgcccgcgagctcacttcgcaaagcagtcatcacctgtgttataccctccctaacgttcggaactgaggcctggtatggcggccggaataggcccgcaaaacaggctagcaagggcaccgtcagcgcccgtgttggctag